A window of Solanum stenotomum isolate F172 chromosome 3, ASM1918654v1, whole genome shotgun sequence contains these coding sequences:
- the LOC125860341 gene encoding uncharacterized protein LOC125860341, giving the protein MENVKGARQHSDSHLSASSSSDSSLELSTHPKESVSTKPEQDDAFVSATPAALSSPDVSSQAPQWSMISSSPSEETGNPLFPQNVEAMKSPSSMDHPPGYDPNRIPKSIFSSKPTTTDWSTASNESLFSIQMGANSFSTDYSNYMLPKSGEVPLEEWKNSIANPYYTSEIKSNENKNLSFPPLRPLMEDNDGKSTRPSELGLGIQEKNLKEEKTVNNIIQKTPINIDIEEPTSTTFNKPDDRVIPPIEETHISSPVHASSPCYSEVSGNSSKSFVFPVLVNDGGKSNSLKSASEKVEKSESQPQPEFQPDIQQLQKPSESQPKVAEKSWCSCFTCWPRCC; this is encoded by the exons atggagaatGTGAAGGGCGCAAGGCAACATTCTGATTCTCATTTATCAGCTTCGTCGTCCTCTGATTCATCTCTCGAACTAAGTACTCATCCAAAGGAGTCTGTATCTACCAAGCCTGAACAAGACGATGCTTTTGTGTCTGCGACTCCAGCAGCCTTGTCTTCCCCTGATGTTTCTTCTCAAGCACCTCAATGGAGCATGATAAGTTCATCTCCGAGTGAAGAAACAGGAAATCCATTATTTCCTCAAAATGTTGAGGCAATGAAATCCCCTTCGTCTATGGATCATCCTCCAGGTTATGATCCCAATCgtattccaaaatccatattttCGAGCAAGCCTACGACCACAGACTGGAGTACTGCTTCAAATGAGTCGTTGTTTAGCATTCAGATGGGAGCCAATAGCTTCTCTACTGATTATTCTAATTACATGTTACCTAAATCAGGAGAAGTCCCACTTGAGGAATGGAAAAATTCAATAGCCAATCCATATTACACATCCGAAATTAAATCCAATGAAAATAAGAATTTATCTTTCCCTCCTCTCCGCCCTCTTATGGAAGATAACGATGGAAAAAGTACAAGACCTTCCGAATTAGGTCTTGGTATACAAGAGAAGAACCTCAAAGAGGAAAAAACTGTGAATAATATCATACAAAAAACACCTATTAATATCGACATTGAAGAGCCTACTTCCACCACTTTCAACAAGCCTGATGATAGAGTTATTCCTCCAATTGAGGAAACTCATATTTCGTCACCTGTTCATGCTTCTTCACCTTGCTACTCCGAGGTGAGTGGAAACAGCAGCAAATCATTTGTTTTCCCAGT ACTAGTAAATGATGGTGGGAAAAGCAACTCACTGAAAAGTGCATCTGAAAAAGTAGAAAAATCTGAGTCTCAACCTCAACCAGAGTTCCAACCTGATATACAACAACTACAAAAACCATCAGAATCACAGCCTAAAGTAGCAGAGAAAAGTTGGTGTTCATGTTTCACTTGTTGGCCACGCTGTtgttga